Below is a genomic region from Virgibacillus dokdonensis.
TGGAATAAGACCTAAATCTTCATATAGTCGTACTGTATTAGGATGAATTCCAATTAATTCAGCAATTTGCGAGGTTTTATACGTATACATAGTTTATTACCCCCATACTATTACCGTAACATGGATGGAAAGTCTGGTGTTATAATGGAGAGTTAGATGAAATTTATTCTCTAGCTTCAACGATAGTTGTGTTCATCTAATCTTGATACGATGGGCAATAACACTAATACACACCATCACCAGTTGAACTGATGGTTTTGTTTATTAATTTATTAAAATAACCTTCCCCATATTGGGTTGAGCTGTTTCAGCACATTGCACAGCTTCTTTAACCTCAAATAAAGGATAAGTTGCCGCATGCTTCATCAAAGTTACTTTTCCTTCGACGATGAATTGAATTATTTGTTTGAAGGCTTTTTGCCAATCATGTGTAGAAACTTGCTTATTCCAATGTCTTAAATGAAATAAACGCGCATTAACCTTTACTTGTGTCGAAATCAACTTCCAATCAACAGGAACTCCTGATAACAAACCAAGTGTTAAAAAATCACCATCAGGTTGTACACACAAAGCTAGCTCTGTTCCAGAAAAGCCTCCTACAGCATCAATTGCAGCTGCTACACCATTTCCATTGGTGATCTCCATCACATTATGATAGATGGATTTCGTTGTATTTGTCGAATGAATTACATGCGCAGCGCCTAATCGTTGTAGCTCCTTTTTATGATGATCATTTCGTAATACTGCAATCATCTCAATGCCGATTAACCTAGATAATTGTGCCATAATCCTACCAATAGAAGAACCAGCTGCATTAACAAGTAGCACGTCCCCTTCTTTTAAGCGTAATACTTCTGTACAAATCACCCAGGCTGTTATCGGGTTTATATATAACTGACAGGCTATATAATTAGGAATAGCATCAGGAATTGGAACCACATACTCCTTTTTTGTTTGCACAAATTCCTGCCAAGTTCCTTCTCCACGTAAAGGAAGGACTCGCATGCCGACAAGCTGTTTAGAAACCGCTTCACCAACTTCTTCAATGATGCCAACACCTTCATATCCAGGAATATTAGGCAAAGAAATACGATGTGCATAAGATCCTCTAATAGGAATAAGATCAGAAGGATTGATTGGACGTGCTAGCATTCGAACGAGCACCTCATCGGCTGCTGGTGGCGATAAATATTGGTTTCCAACTTGTAACACTCTAGTTGGTGCTCCAAACTCACAGAATTTCACACATGTAGCTTGCAAACTTACCCCCCTCGCTTATCTATTACCGTTTTGTTAATTTAATCGAAAGTTCAAATGAACGACACCTTATTGGAAATCTATTTCTTTTTTCAACTCTATGCTGTTTTATTTCTTTTCCAGGCTTTTGGTTAGCCAAATTGCTATTTGTCCTAATCACTTCAACTTCTGAGCTAACAACCTCCTTTGGTTCCTTATCTACTTCATATTATATAGCCAATAGGAACACAATACACTTGTAATATCAGAAATAATACCATACTTTTCATTAATTTATTTTCAACAATGTACTATTGCTTTTCTAAAATTAATTTATAGGTAAACAGTTTTTATGGAAATTCGCATATCATATAGTATCAAATTCTGTTTTAAAAGACATGCCTCCTCTGACCTTCACCTCTTTGGCAAAGTACGCAACTTCAGTATGTAACTTCGGATTAATCTCTTTCCAACCACTTAAAAACTTTGACCTTATTTTCCTTCATATTGCTTATCTAGGGTGAAGAGTTTATTTTCTTCTGGTGTAAGATCTGGAAATGTGATCTCCTTTACTGGTCTTTGTTTCTTTTTGTTGTAAATATTGATTGCCTCATTCTTCAATATACGTTTACAAAAACATGAAATGCACAGCGAACTTGCCACTTGGTACGACCTGGTTCTATCATGTATTTCCTCTCTTTTCGCAACTGTAAAGGTGGGTAAAAATATCGGAGAATATTTTTTTAATCAGTAAAGTCAATGGTGCTTCATAACATCTTTATTAAGATAGAAAGAATATCTGATAAAAATAAGTGCTATTATAACGAATAATCCACCAATCCAGCTTAAATTCACTATATTCGTATATTAAATAATGATTCCTCCTAATGCAGAGCACAGCATCAATCCCTTATTCATTAATGCGGTATGAAAACGGAGTACTGTTTGTGGTTTTAGTTAAATCAGATAAAACTGCTTTGCTGGTGTCGTTGACCAAGTTGCTACTCCCCAAAAAGCGAGTGTGACAAATACCCCTATGCCCATTACTGTGTAAATGCTAGTACAAACAAAGAGATATTTGAACACATACACTTAACGATATTGTTCGGTTAGGTCCCCATTCTTAAAATCGAATTTAAATATACTTCATTTCTTAATTTAAACTTTTAACACTATAAAACTGTAGAAGGATAGAAAACACCATAGATATAACAGCAAAATATATTAATGATATAGCACCGAAACCAAATGCTAGAACTCCCCCTCCTAAAGTAGCACCTACTGAACTACCCAAATAATTAAGCGAACTATTTAAAGCTACTGCCGAACTTCCATTATTCGGTTGGTAAGACATTAAAATATGCTGTTGCGGTGCCTGAGAGGCCCAACCCATTGCTCCCCAAACAAAAAATGGCAAATATCTTAATAGAGGTAGATTGATCATTAATGGAATACAAGTAATAGACAAGGTTAAGATTAATAAAATTATCGTAACTAATGTTTTCGGCTTTTTAAAATAATCAATTAAATATCCAATAATTAAACTTCCAAATAACCCACCAAACCCCCATGCCCAAAGATACATCATCAAATTACCTGTTCCTGTAAATTCTTTTATTAATGGTGAAAGATATGTATATAATCCTAGGCTAGAGATACTAGCAAAAAAAGTTATACATACTGTTACCGTTACTTTTTTATCGAGAAACATTTTTAAACGTTCAAAAAGAGCAGGTGGTGTGGGTGTTTCAATAGATGGTAAATATACAAGTATGCCAAACATTGCGACAACTCCAATGAGTACTAATAACCATATTGATGCTTGCCAACTTAACATGTCAAAAACATATAGACCTAAGGGAACACCTAACACTATACCTATACTCATCCCACCTAATGTCAAACCTATAGCTCTACCCTTTTTCTCAATCGAAACAAGTTCTGAAGCAGCTGATATTGCCAATGGAGAAAATAATCCCGCCGCTGCCCCTGCAATAGCCCTTGATACTAAAAGAATAGTAAAAGTCGGAGCGATTGCCGTGATGATATTTGCAATAGTAAAAACTAGCATGGAATATAACAATATCTTTTTTACTGACTTTCCGGCAAATAGAGATGCAAATACTGGTGCCGATAAAGCGTAAAACAATGTAAATATACTAACAGCTAACCCAACTTGTGATACATCTTTATGATACGTTTCACTGATTCCTGGAATTATCCCAGCAACAATATAAGCATCAAAACCCAAAGCAAACATACCAAATGATAATATTAAGACCTTCTTCATAAACTAGTCCTCCCAAACAGTTAACTAATGACAATTAAAAGCTTATTATGAGCTGCCTTGGTTGAAGGTAGATTACAAACCATCATAATGCGTAACCACTCATAACAATATGTTATAATAGAAACATATTCTATTAAGTACTGTAGCAAATATATTAACGATTTAGAAGAATATTTATTTCATAAGGTTATAACAAATAGTTATCACATATGGAGTTGGTACAATGAATTTAGATTGGCTGCAAAGTTTTACGGAGGCTGCAAAACAAAAGAGTTTTTCTAAAGCTGCAAGCATAAATAATATTTCCCAACCAGCTTTGAGTAAACATATTAAAAATCTAGAGATTAACTTAAACGTTAGACTATTTCATAGAACTCCAACTGGTATTACACTAACGGAAGCCGGGGAGCTTTTTTACAATAGAATTATGCCTATCATTGCAGAATTAACATTAATTCGTACAGATCTGCAAGCATTTTGTCGAAATAATCCTATTGTAATAGGTAGTTTGCCAAGCATAGCTACTTACTATTTACCGTTAAGAATAAAAGACTTCAAATTTATGGAGAGACCAGTTTCATTAATGCTTCAAAATACTTCCCATGAACTATTACAGTCTTTAAAGGAAGAGAGACTCGATGCAGTTTTTATAGAAGCAGAACATATCGATGAGTCATTATGGAGCAGCGAATTGTTTACAGAACAATACTATGCATTGTTTCCTTTAGATCATGAGTATAAATCTAAAAATAACGTTAAGCTTATCGAATT
It encodes:
- a CDS encoding zinc-dependent alcohol dehydrogenase family protein — translated: MQATCVKFCEFGAPTRVLQVGNQYLSPPAADEVLVRMLARPINPSDLIPIRGSYAHRISLPNIPGYEGVGIIEEVGEAVSKQLVGMRVLPLRGEGTWQEFVQTKKEYVVPIPDAIPNYIACQLYINPITAWVICTEVLRLKEGDVLLVNAAGSSIGRIMAQLSRLIGIEMIAVLRNDHHKKELQRLGAAHVIHSTNTTKSIYHNVMEITNGNGVAAAIDAVGGFSGTELALCVQPDGDFLTLGLLSGVPVDWKLISTQVKVNARLFHLRHWNKQVSTHDWQKAFKQIIQFIVEGKVTLMKHAATYPLFEVKEAVQCAETAQPNMGKVILIN
- a CDS encoding MFS transporter — translated: MKKVLILSFGMFALGFDAYIVAGIIPGISETYHKDVSQVGLAVSIFTLFYALSAPVFASLFAGKSVKKILLYSMLVFTIANIITAIAPTFTILLVSRAIAGAAAGLFSPLAISAASELVSIEKKGRAIGLTLGGMSIGIVLGVPLGLYVFDMLSWQASIWLLVLIGVVAMFGILVYLPSIETPTPPALFERLKMFLDKKVTVTVCITFFASISSLGLYTYLSPLIKEFTGTGNLMMYLWAWGFGGLFGSLIIGYLIDYFKKPKTLVTIILLILTLSITCIPLMINLPLLRYLPFFVWGAMGWASQAPQQHILMSYQPNNGSSAVALNSSLNYLGSSVGATLGGGVLAFGFGAISLIYFAVISMVFSILLQFYSVKSLN
- a CDS encoding LysR family transcriptional regulator; amino-acid sequence: MNLDWLQSFTEAAKQKSFSKAASINNISQPALSKHIKNLEINLNVRLFHRTPTGITLTEAGELFYNRIMPIIAELTLIRTDLQAFCRNNPIVIGSLPSIATYYLPLRIKDFKFMERPVSLMLQNTSHELLQSLKEERLDAVFIEAEHIDESLWSSELFTEQYYALFPLDHEYKSKNNVKLIELCGEPLITHQAPCDVRSHIVRQMELIGYQPNIVSEVSFGDFIYGSVATGTGITIIPELLAKNINHLNVFSLPIVDFGRTRTISLVSKNEKLGPILYQYIKNTD